In Primulina eburnea isolate SZY01 chromosome 3, ASM2296580v1, whole genome shotgun sequence, one DNA window encodes the following:
- the LOC140827247 gene encoding uncharacterized protein, protein MYHTLRAHYWWEGMKKDISHFVAKCLTFQQVKAERMRHGGMLHSLEVPQWNWEHIAMDFVTHLPRSNRGERQMSKPEFIQEMKDKVELIRKRMKAAQDRQASYANKRRRPLEFQVGDYVFLKVSPFRGTMRFGHNGKLAPRYIGPYMIVERIGTLAYRLDLPPSLSLIHNVFHVSMLRKYEPDPSHILNVVDVELDSSLSYIEHPMKILDRKERQIRS, encoded by the exons ATGTATCATACCTTGAGAGCTCATTATTGGTgggaaggtatgaagaaagatatttctCATTTTGTGGCTAAATGTTTAACGTTTCAACAAGTTAAAGCTGAGAGGATGAGACATGGTGGAATGTTACATAGTCTTGAAGTACCGCAGTGGAACTGGGAGcacattgctatggattttgtgactcatttgccTCGTTCTAATcgtg GAGAAAGACAGATGTCAAAACCAGAATTTATTCAAGAAATGAAAGATAAAGTTGAATTGATCAGGAAAAGGATGAAAGCAGCCCAAGATCGTCAAGCCAGTTATGCTAATAAAAGGCGTAGACCTTTAGAGTTCCAAGTGGGCGATTATGTTTTCTTGAAAGTATCACCATTCCGGGGTACTATGAGATTTGGACATAATGGGAAGTTAGCTCCGCGTTATATTGGTCCGTATATGATTGTTGAGAGGATTGGCACATTGGCGTATCGTTTGGATTTGCCGCCGAGTTTGTCTTTGatacataatgtgtttcatgtatctatgttgcGGAAGTATGAGCCAGATCCGTCTCATATCTTGAATGTCGTGGATGTGGAGTTGGACAGTTCTCTTAGCTATATTGAACATCCTATGAAAATTTTGGACCGCAAGGAAAGACAGATCAGGAGCTAG
- the LOC140827246 gene encoding uncharacterized protein — protein MGEMELVISRFQNMRPPRFFGNEVGEKAIAWLKSMKRLFNMLEYTPELHLKLAICQLKDRAQLWWETTEEALKESGERVTWDVFCAQFAREYSTPLYYSAKEAEFNRLTQGNMIVMEYASQFSALLAYLPHVASSDRNKVPHFMQGLNRTICTLVVAGAPVNYADAVEKAKNVEASLLLTEPYTQCTGVHGSCNICGQVGHYARVCPNAVRQQFQQPQFGQDFRGPTTRPFVPTQSFQQSSYPQPRVSVQQRFLGPQQAQVHALTQDQVQDALGGVIAVSAMEMFRILSTENEAFMIYAVDATQGKRFEVSDIPVVKEFPDVFPDEITGFPPQREIDFSIELVSGTNPISRAPNRLAPAELKELKEQLQDLQEKDYIRPNLKEKLTTAPVLALPSSSGGYVICSDASLNGLGCVLMKNGRVNAYASRQLKPHETRYPVHDFDCEIQYQPGRMNLVADALSRKVQNAMLTSLTISKVHEHLGTSGWTYQISGDYFIVSSIQVEPQILSSIKAAQKTDPHIHRLKELSRTGQTEKFSVVSDDSLRFNGRLVVPNLIDLK, from the exons ATGGGTGAAATGGAACTAGTCATATCCCGATTTCAGAACATGCGTCCTCCTCGATTCTTTGGGAATGAAGTTGGTGAGAAAGCTATAGCATGGCTAAAGAGTATGAAGCGTTTGTTCAATATGTTGGAGTACACCCCTGAATTGCATCTTAAGTTGGCTATTTGTCAACTAAAAGACCGAGCCCAGTTATGGTGGGAAACTACTGAGGAAGCTTTGAAAGAATCAGGTGAAAgagttacttgggatgtattttgCGCTCAGTTTGCTCGAGAGTATTCAACGCCTTTGTATTATTCGGCCAAGGAAGCTGAATTCAATAGATTGACTCAGGGTAATATGATTGTAATGGAGTATGCCTCTCAATTTTCAGCGCTTCTTGCCTATCTCCCTCATGTTGCTAGCAGTGATCGGAACAAGGTACCGCATTTTATGCAAGGATTGAATCGAACCATTTGCACTTTAGTAGTAGCTGGAGCACCTGTTAATTATGCCGATGCTGTAGAGAAAGCCAAGAATGTGGAGGCAAGTCTACTTTTGACAGAACCATA CACTCAGTGTACGGGAGTTCATGGATCTTGTAATATCTGTGGGCAAGTCGGACATTACGCTAGAGTATGTCCGAATGCAGTAAGACAACAATTTCAGCAACCTCAGTTTGGTCAGGATTTTAGAGGACCAACAACTAGACCTTTTGTTCCGACTCAGTCTTTTCAGCAATCTAGCTATCCTCAGCCTAGAGTTTCGGTTCAGCAACGTTTCCTAGGGCCACAACAGGCTCAAGTTCATGCTTTAACTCAAGATCAAGTTCAAGACGCACTGGGCGGAGTTATTGCAG TTTCAGCAATGGAAATGTTTAGAATCTTGTCGACAGAAAATGAAGCATTCATGATCTATGCAGTTGATGCGACACAGGGAAAAAGATTTGAAGTTTCTGATATTCCTGTTGTCAAGGAATTCcctgatgtatttccagatgaAATTACAGGATTTCCACCCCAGAGGGAAATCGATTTTAGCATTGAGTTGGTGTCCGGGACAAATCCTATTTCTAGAGCACCAAACCGTTTGGCTCCAGCGGAATTGAAAGAACTAAAAGAGCAATTACAGGACTTACAGGAAAAAGACTATATTAGACCAA atttgaagGAAAAGTTGACAACAGCTCCAGTGCTAGCTTTGCCATCAAGCTCAGGTGGATATGTTATTTGTTCAGATGCATCTCTAAATGGACTTGGATGTGTTCTAATGAAAAATGGGCGAGTGAatgcatatgcttctcgtcagttgaaaccGCATGAAACCCGATATCCAGTTcatgactttgattgtgagattcagtatcAACCAGGACGAATGAATCTTGTTGCAGATGCTCTCAGCAGGAAAGTTCAGAACGCTATGCTGACATCTTTAACTATCTCTAAAGTTCACGAGCACTTAGGAACTTCAGGATGGACTTATCAGATCAGTGGAGACTACTTTATAGTATcatctattcaagttgagccacaGATTTTATCCAGCATCAAAGCAGCACAGAAGACCGATCCGCATATTCATAGATTGAAAGAATTGTCTCGAACAGGTCAGACAGAAAAGTTTAGTGTTGTTTCAGATGACAGTCTACGCTTTAATGGTAGACTTGTGGTTCCAAATTTGATAGATCTGAAATAA